A single genomic interval of Shewanella psychropiezotolerans harbors:
- a CDS encoding CCGSCS motif protein produces the protein MALAGVSFFKKKDAAGKNTQTELESIQSLKQGSEQENTDIEAEKKPKHGEPGVCCGSCS, from the coding sequence ATGGCTTTAGCAGGTGTTAGTTTTTTCAAAAAGAAAGATGCGGCAGGAAAAAATACCCAAACTGAACTTGAGTCTATTCAAAGTTTGAAGCAGGGATCAGAGCAGGAGAATACTGATATTGAGGCAGAGAAGAAGCCTAAACATGGTGAACCCGGTGTGTGCTGCGGCTCATGTTCATAA
- a CDS encoding outer membrane lipoprotein-sorting protein has product MAKSATEIVTLSDKQMRGDSSYTVATMNIIRPDWTRSMSMKSWTKGQDLSLVLVTAPAKDKGSASLKRQKEMWNWIPSIERVIKIAPSMLSQSWMGSDFTNDDLINQSSIVVDYDHQLIEEQVIDGDNSYVIDAIAKPDAPVVWSKIRLWVSTESYLQRKVEFYDEFDDLVNTMETFDVKQMGGRLIATRMIMLPADKPGNKTEMLTHEAQFDFDIGDDFFSQSQMKALRD; this is encoded by the coding sequence ATGGCTAAATCAGCCACCGAAATAGTCACTCTGTCGGACAAACAGATGCGAGGGGATTCGAGTTATACCGTGGCGACCATGAATATCATTCGCCCCGATTGGACCCGCTCCATGAGCATGAAAAGTTGGACCAAGGGTCAGGATTTATCTCTTGTACTAGTGACTGCGCCGGCAAAAGATAAAGGCAGTGCATCCCTCAAGCGTCAGAAAGAGATGTGGAACTGGATCCCCAGTATCGAACGTGTGATAAAAATTGCGCCATCTATGCTCAGCCAATCTTGGATGGGCTCGGACTTTACCAATGATGATCTTATCAATCAGTCATCCATAGTGGTGGATTATGACCATCAGCTCATCGAAGAGCAGGTTATCGACGGTGACAACAGCTATGTGATAGACGCTATCGCTAAACCCGATGCGCCAGTGGTGTGGAGTAAGATCAGGTTATGGGTTTCAACAGAGAGTTATCTTCAGCGTAAAGTCGAATTTTATGACGAGTTCGATGACTTGGTAAATACCATGGAGACCTTCGATGTTAAACAGATGGGTGGACGTTTAATCGCGACTCGCATGATCATGCTCCCCGCCGATAAGCCAGGTAATAAGACCGAGATGCTCACCCATGAAGCTCAGTTTGATTTCGATATTGGCGATGACTTTTTCTCTCAAAGTCAGATGAAGGCGTTGAGGGATTAA
- a CDS encoding 4'-phosphopantetheinyl transferase family protein produces the protein MSQVISPKALSRGKLSLFFCPLEHELLTSEQADSIRRWLPEDELTKVSRYIQLSARDKGLMVRGFLRGILSLVAKETCSNGESVSPADWRFEYGKKGKPKLISEQQAQSGLLFNISHSGDWLVVAVMEETEYHKINELGVDIERCRQTTNIYPILNHYFTHEESEALLALPNDKQRERFFDLWALKESYIKAKGLGLALSLKSFSFDFSGIKKEKLDLFAKGSCIDVLPLFEDIQLNLHRGESVKLADTWSVLFGKLNEDYRFAVSLDNDSKLDTHAQKMDITTLLKEFESN, from the coding sequence TTGAGCCAAGTCATTTCACCCAAGGCGTTAAGCCGAGGGAAACTCAGTCTTTTTTTCTGTCCACTCGAACATGAACTTTTAACATCTGAGCAGGCTGACTCGATTAGGCGTTGGCTACCCGAAGATGAACTGACTAAGGTGTCGCGTTATATTCAGCTTTCGGCCAGAGATAAAGGTTTGATGGTTAGAGGGTTCCTAAGAGGAATCTTATCCCTAGTTGCTAAGGAAACTTGTTCAAATGGAGAATCTGTTTCACCGGCGGATTGGCGTTTCGAATATGGCAAAAAAGGAAAACCTAAGCTGATCAGTGAGCAACAAGCTCAAAGTGGACTGCTGTTTAATATTAGTCATAGTGGTGACTGGCTAGTGGTCGCTGTGATGGAGGAAACTGAATATCATAAAATTAATGAACTAGGGGTAGATATAGAGCGATGTAGGCAAACGACGAACATTTATCCTATCTTGAATCATTATTTTACTCATGAAGAGTCAGAGGCCTTACTTGCGCTGCCAAATGATAAACAAAGAGAACGCTTTTTCGATTTATGGGCGCTGAAGGAGTCCTATATCAAGGCTAAAGGCCTTGGCCTGGCTTTATCTCTTAAATCATTTAGCTTCGATTTTTCTGGCATTAAAAAGGAAAAGTTAGATTTATTCGCAAAAGGTAGCTGTATTGATGTGTTACCTCTCTTTGAAGACATTCAATTAAACCTTCATCGGGGAGAGTCGGTAAAATTGGCTGATACTTGGTCGGTGTTATTCGGTAAGTTAAATGAAGATTATCGATTTGCTGTGAGTCTAGATAACGATTCAAAGCTTGATACTCATGCTCAGAAAATGGACATCACAACTCTGTTAAAAGAATTTGAATCTAATTAG
- a CDS encoding TM2 domain-containing protein, whose protein sequence is MMFLSKQALVEQEEAIRLKVRQLSDEQRKHYHRLELKSIKDPDTYAVLNWCFIAGFHHFYLGKFVRGAVNSSLFILGLILLFCVEPPWIGLGIYGLVFLLELPQLLNAQNIIHQYNNQVMQACLTDILNEKS, encoded by the coding sequence ATGATGTTCTTGTCTAAACAGGCCTTAGTCGAACAAGAGGAAGCTATACGTCTTAAAGTTCGTCAGCTAAGCGATGAACAGAGAAAGCATTACCATAGATTAGAGCTTAAAAGCATTAAAGATCCGGACACCTATGCCGTATTAAATTGGTGCTTTATTGCAGGATTTCACCACTTTTACCTTGGGAAATTTGTTCGCGGCGCAGTGAATTCGAGTCTATTTATTTTAGGGCTCATTCTATTGTTCTGTGTCGAGCCTCCCTGGATTGGCCTTGGCATTTATGGCCTAGTATTCCTGTTAGAGTTACCTCAATTACTCAATGCACAAAATATCATCCATCAATACAATAACCAAGTGATGCAAGCTTGTTTAACCGACATCCTCAACGAAAAAAGCTGA
- a CDS encoding alginate export family protein produces MKVRALTLAILASLSASAVAADSVDPLKKAFIDDSKINLQFRLRYEDADVDTVDNQNQTTLRTRLTYQTGDIYKLFALTEVDDVRSTDNEPLIGDYEYTQINQAFIGYRGPAETLVKYGRQRILLDNQRFVGGVGFRQNEQTYDAFSVKNTALENLTVYYSYINNVNRIFSEDSGKDEHKNETNLLNINYKAGEIANITGYAYLIDNIDVAAFSSDTYGIRAAGKLKLDAIKLSYEAEYAQQSEGGDNPTSYTANYYKLGAGVGFEGFGAKIGYEVLGSDDGKAGFITPLATLHAFNGWTDKFLFGGMGNWENGLVDAHVVLTAKVAGLKLLAKYHKFDSDYGDIDMGKEWGIAATYPFAKHYDVGVKYASFSGADAGYGFSNDTDKLWLTLQAKY; encoded by the coding sequence ATGAAAGTTCGTGCACTTACCCTAGCAATTTTAGCTTCTCTTTCAGCCTCTGCGGTTGCCGCTGACAGCGTAGACCCATTAAAGAAAGCCTTTATCGATGATTCAAAAATTAATCTACAATTTCGTTTACGCTACGAAGATGCCGATGTAGATACGGTCGATAATCAAAATCAAACCACATTACGTACTCGCTTAACCTACCAGACCGGTGATATCTACAAGCTGTTTGCACTGACTGAAGTCGATGATGTACGCTCCACCGACAACGAACCACTGATCGGCGATTATGAATACACTCAGATCAATCAGGCATTCATCGGCTATCGAGGCCCAGCTGAAACCTTGGTCAAATATGGTCGTCAGCGAATATTGCTGGATAATCAAAGATTCGTCGGTGGCGTAGGTTTCCGTCAAAATGAGCAAACTTATGATGCCTTCTCGGTAAAGAATACCGCCCTTGAAAACCTCACGGTTTACTATTCTTATATTAACAACGTAAACCGCATCTTCTCTGAGGACTCAGGCAAAGATGAGCATAAGAACGAAACAAACCTGCTTAACATAAACTACAAAGCGGGTGAGATTGCGAATATCACAGGCTATGCATACCTGATTGACAACATAGATGTTGCCGCCTTCTCAAGCGACACTTACGGTATTCGTGCAGCAGGAAAACTCAAGCTTGATGCTATCAAGCTCAGCTATGAAGCAGAATATGCTCAGCAATCTGAGGGCGGGGATAACCCGACAAGTTACACCGCTAATTATTATAAATTGGGTGCTGGTGTAGGTTTCGAAGGCTTCGGTGCCAAAATAGGTTACGAAGTCTTAGGCTCTGATGACGGCAAGGCTGGTTTTATCACGCCACTAGCGACACTGCACGCCTTCAACGGCTGGACAGATAAATTTCTCTTTGGCGGTATGGGAAACTGGGAGAACGGTCTCGTAGATGCCCATGTGGTATTAACAGCAAAAGTTGCGGGGCTTAAACTACTCGCCAAATATCATAAGTTTGATTCTGACTACGGTGATATCGATATGGGTAAGGAATGGGGCATAGCGGCAACCTACCCATTTGCGAAGCACTATGATGTCGGCGTGAAATACGCAAGTTTCAGTGGCGCCGATGCGGGTTACGGCTTCTCGAATGATACCGACAAGCTATGGTTAACATTGCAGGCTAAATACTAA
- a CDS encoding DUF3313 domain-containing protein, which translates to MKTLIHFTLALVLVFLSGCSSLTPTATDLATTDSLINEPLHEVDYDADKKGIQWISKSIVPQYYTALMVSKVELKRDYTQDKQIPEAVLNQLADEITEQLRQEISSSMKVVDKAGEHVAQINIRISRATTEPEDLKLTEIIPIGAVIGSVKMALGTRDKTVRIIVEAQILDSVTSKPLAERVSVISAPSVLENSRAHLNYEQIRENVDNFVKETRQFIQSAANEANQI; encoded by the coding sequence ATGAAAACTTTAATACATTTTACATTGGCTTTGGTACTCGTGTTCTTGTCGGGGTGTTCGAGCCTAACGCCAACGGCAACAGATCTTGCTACGACAGATTCATTGATCAATGAACCTCTACATGAGGTAGATTATGACGCCGACAAGAAGGGAATACAGTGGATATCTAAATCTATAGTTCCCCAATACTATACGGCTTTAATGGTGTCTAAAGTGGAGCTTAAACGCGACTACACTCAGGATAAACAGATCCCCGAAGCGGTATTAAACCAGCTTGCCGATGAGATAACAGAACAATTACGGCAAGAGATTTCCTCTTCAATGAAAGTTGTTGATAAGGCGGGGGAACATGTGGCTCAAATCAATATAAGAATTAGCCGAGCCACAACCGAACCTGAAGATTTAAAGCTAACGGAAATTATCCCCATAGGAGCCGTAATTGGCTCTGTCAAAATGGCACTAGGAACAAGAGATAAAACGGTTCGGATCATAGTCGAAGCGCAAATCCTTGATAGTGTTACCTCGAAGCCTCTGGCTGAGCGTGTCTCAGTGATCAGTGCACCAAGTGTACTAGAGAACAGTAGGGCTCATTTGAACTATGAACAGATACGAGAAAATGTTGATAATTTCGTGAAAGAAACAAGACAGTTTATCCAATCTGCAGCTAATGAAGCCAATCAGATATAG
- a CDS encoding ABC transporter permease yields the protein MMYLLYGVVGFGLFATILMMTLERQREFGVMLATGLLRPKLLGLVMLESSFISLLGIIIGLVIATPVLIWFNFYPIQLTGETAQLMLDMGWEPIIPMMLAPWLFIDQIVIVLALMLLCLIYPLWRVYRLDLVTALKGGEHAH from the coding sequence ATGATGTATCTGCTTTATGGCGTCGTAGGTTTTGGCTTGTTTGCCACTATCTTGATGATGACATTAGAGCGGCAGCGAGAGTTTGGCGTCATGTTAGCCACAGGTCTGTTGCGGCCTAAACTGCTTGGCTTAGTCATGCTGGAATCTAGTTTTATCTCACTGCTCGGCATCATCATAGGTTTGGTTATCGCCACACCTGTGCTTATCTGGTTTAACTTCTATCCGATTCAGTTAACTGGGGAAACGGCGCAACTCATGTTGGATATGGGCTGGGAGCCAATCATTCCTATGATGCTGGCGCCTTGGTTGTTCATCGACCAGATCGTAATCGTACTCGCTCTGATGTTGCTCTGCTTGATTTATCCGTTATGGCGGGTCTACCGTTTAGATCTCGTGACTGCGCTCAAAGGCGGTGAGCATGCTCATTAA
- the yidD gene encoding membrane protein insertion efficiency factor YidD, with protein MSLSKLAIALINSYQRKGGSKHYFSLECNFIPTCSEYTKQAINYYGLFTGCKLGLKRIMRCSEPDCANISHDPLHKGQ; from the coding sequence ATGAGTTTATCCAAGCTGGCTATCGCTTTGATTAATAGCTATCAGCGCAAAGGCGGCTCTAAACATTACTTTAGTCTGGAATGTAACTTTATACCGACCTGCTCAGAATACACTAAACAAGCCATCAATTATTATGGCCTGTTTACTGGCTGCAAACTCGGATTAAAACGTATTATGCGCTGTTCAGAGCCTGATTGTGCCAATATCAGTCATGATCCACTGCATAAGGGGCAATGA
- a CDS encoding ABC transporter permease — translation MLIKLAWRNLWRNKLRTSIMLSAMVFGLMGVVAMMGFMTGMYGNMIENAIAWQTSDLQVHNRKYVDNPDLKLIIQSPDKITDALADIPEVKAWSARFLVDGMVASARSSRGIRINGVDSYDEARVTPLASKLVEGSWLTHEGRHPVLVSQKTADRLRLRLGSKVVLTFSNIDKDVTGAAFRVTGIFTTPSTGFDDGNLYVRRGDLMKLAGLEGVHEIAIVLNNSGSYFSNELALQVKTKLEFVLETANTDKLNSIRDWQEIQPMLATIISQIGVSNAIVLGIFMLAMGFCIINIMLMSVFERTREFGVLMAVGMQKHKVFTLIILETGLLGVTGGILGVCGAWILVTILQVTGIELGAMAEGVGALGVDTTLYPQVSAGEYFLTLVTVVAVSLFAALYPARQILKLSPIDAMAEKH, via the coding sequence ATGCTTATTAAGCTGGCGTGGCGGAATCTTTGGAGAAATAAATTACGTACCTCGATTATGCTCAGCGCCATGGTATTTGGTCTGATGGGCGTAGTGGCTATGATGGGGTTTATGACTGGCATGTACGGCAACATGATAGAGAATGCTATTGCCTGGCAAACTAGCGACCTTCAGGTTCACAATAGAAAATATGTTGATAACCCAGATCTAAAACTCATTATCCAATCACCCGATAAGATAACCGATGCCTTAGCCGATATACCTGAGGTGAAGGCTTGGTCTGCACGATTTTTGGTCGATGGCATGGTGGCATCGGCGCGCTCCAGCCGCGGGATCCGTATCAATGGAGTCGATAGCTATGATGAAGCCAGAGTCACTCCTTTAGCCAGCAAGTTAGTCGAGGGGAGTTGGCTGACTCACGAGGGACGACACCCTGTCTTAGTATCACAGAAAACCGCCGACCGTTTACGCTTACGCCTAGGCTCAAAAGTCGTCTTGACCTTCAGTAACATAGACAAGGATGTCACGGGAGCAGCCTTTAGAGTCACAGGAATCTTCACGACCCCATCGACGGGGTTCGATGATGGCAATCTCTATGTTAGACGTGGTGACTTGATGAAGCTGGCTGGTCTTGAGGGGGTTCATGAGATCGCTATCGTGCTCAACAATAGTGGCAGTTATTTCTCTAATGAACTTGCCTTGCAGGTGAAAACCAAGCTTGAATTTGTGCTTGAAACAGCTAATACAGACAAGCTAAATAGCATCAGAGACTGGCAGGAAATTCAGCCCATGTTGGCCACCATCATTTCTCAGATCGGCGTGAGTAATGCCATCGTGCTGGGAATATTTATGTTGGCAATGGGATTTTGCATTATTAACATCATGTTGATGTCGGTATTTGAACGCACTCGTGAGTTTGGTGTTTTGATGGCAGTGGGCATGCAAAAACATAAGGTATTTACCTTGATCATCCTGGAAACAGGCCTGTTAGGTGTTACCGGAGGTATCTTGGGTGTTTGCGGTGCATGGATCTTAGTGACTATTTTACAAGTTACGGGAATAGAGCTTGGGGCTATGGCTGAAGGCGTTGGCGCATTAGGGGTCGATACGACGCTTTATCCTCAAGTCTCGGCGGGGGAGTACTTTCTTACCTTAGTGACTGTGGTAGCCGTGAGCCTGTTTGCGGCTCTGTATCCAGCAAGGCAGATATTGAAACTTAGCCCGATCGATGCCATGGCTGAAAAGCACTAA
- a CDS encoding ABC transporter permease, which yields MLLKLAWRNLWRQKRRTILTACALALALILSLVMRSTQEGSYANNIENSARFSTGLIQLQHSDFAETQSIDDLLPEDDAFIDIAKQISDVERALPRIESFSLAAAGEKSKGVMVLGVIPELEDDYSGIASKLVDGEFLTRDDKQVLIGQGLAEYFKLGVGDEVVLYGQGYRGQTAAGLYTIKGVLHFPISRLDNQLIYMPLSLAQTLFSTDKQVTSWVLHTRDLPHLEQTVNQLKQVYSERGEAAGFTGQVNVRDWKDLSPEMAQQIAMDKAGEYL from the coding sequence ATGTTACTAAAACTCGCTTGGCGAAATTTGTGGCGACAGAAGCGGCGCACAATTCTCACCGCATGCGCACTCGCCTTAGCGTTAATCCTGTCGTTAGTGATGCGTAGCACCCAAGAAGGGAGTTATGCAAATAACATCGAAAACAGTGCCCGTTTTTCCACCGGTCTTATTCAGCTACAGCATTCTGATTTTGCTGAGACTCAGAGTATTGATGATCTTCTTCCTGAAGATGATGCCTTTATCGATATTGCTAAGCAGATCTCTGATGTAGAACGTGCTTTACCCAGAATAGAATCTTTTTCACTGGCAGCTGCAGGTGAAAAGTCTAAAGGGGTCATGGTGCTGGGAGTCATACCTGAGCTTGAAGATGACTATTCGGGTATTGCCAGTAAGCTAGTCGATGGCGAGTTTCTTACGCGAGATGATAAACAGGTGTTAATTGGTCAAGGGCTGGCTGAGTATTTTAAACTAGGTGTTGGCGATGAGGTAGTACTGTATGGTCAAGGCTATCGTGGACAGACCGCTGCTGGTCTCTACACCATTAAAGGTGTGCTGCATTTCCCAATATCTCGGCTCGATAATCAACTCATCTATATGCCATTGTCACTGGCACAAACACTATTTAGTACCGATAAACAGGTGACCTCTTGGGTGTTACATACCCGGGATCTCCCTCATCTTGAACAAACCGTTAATCAGTTAAAGCAGGTTTATAGTGAGCGAGGTGAGGCTGCTGGTTTTACTGGTCAGGTCAATGTGCGTGACTGGAAAGACCTCTCCCCTGAGATGGCGCAGCAGATAGCTATGGATAAGGCGGGGGAATATTTATGA
- a CDS encoding DUF4177 domain-containing protein produces MTSYKEYKVVHIVEGGCGTIFLGSSGLPLKKMEATLNEQAAEGWQVVFQVIERKRFWLFWSREAVIVTLGRNG; encoded by the coding sequence ATGACAAGTTATAAAGAGTACAAGGTAGTTCATATCGTCGAAGGTGGCTGCGGTACGATCTTTTTAGGCTCCAGCGGTCTACCACTAAAAAAAATGGAAGCAACACTTAATGAGCAAGCCGCTGAAGGCTGGCAAGTCGTGTTTCAAGTGATCGAACGTAAGCGTTTTTGGCTATTTTGGAGTCGAGAAGCCGTGATTGTCACTTTAGGTCGTAACGGCTAA
- a CDS encoding ABC transporter ATP-binding protein, translating into MSIRTTQLCKTYNQDTDFPVHAVKALDLNIEQGEFVAVMGPSGSGKTTLLNMIGGIDEPTSGKVVIDGNDICELSDKNLIAFRRDNIGFIFQDYSLLPVLTALENVEFVMQLQGHSEAECRVRATELLNRVGLGDHLHKVPSKLSGGQQQRVAVARALAPRPRFVMADEPTANLDAANTSELLDIMQQLNENEGTTFIFSTHDPRVIKRARRVIVFEDGQLTEDRVR; encoded by the coding sequence ATGAGTATTCGAACGACTCAACTGTGTAAGACTTACAACCAAGATACTGATTTTCCTGTTCATGCAGTCAAAGCCTTAGATCTTAATATTGAACAGGGAGAGTTTGTCGCCGTGATGGGACCCTCGGGTTCGGGGAAAACCACCTTGTTAAACATGATAGGTGGCATCGATGAACCTACATCCGGGAAGGTAGTCATTGATGGCAATGATATCTGCGAGCTTAGTGATAAAAACTTGATCGCATTTCGCCGGGATAATATTGGTTTTATCTTCCAGGATTACAGTTTACTGCCAGTGTTGACTGCACTGGAAAATGTAGAATTTGTCATGCAGTTGCAGGGACATAGCGAGGCAGAATGTCGGGTACGAGCCACTGAACTCTTGAATCGCGTGGGATTGGGGGATCATTTGCATAAGGTGCCTTCCAAACTCTCTGGTGGTCAACAGCAGCGTGTCGCAGTGGCACGAGCGTTAGCCCCAAGGCCCAGGTTTGTGATGGCCGATGAGCCGACTGCAAATTTAGATGCGGCCAACACCTCTGAGTTACTGGATATCATGCAGCAGCTCAACGAAAATGAGGGCACGACTTTTATCTTCTCAACTCATGACCCACGGGTGATCAAGCGTGCGCGCCGGGTCATTGTCTTTGAAGATGGTCAATTAACCGAGGACCGTGTGCGGTGA